One Meles meles chromosome 11, mMelMel3.1 paternal haplotype, whole genome shotgun sequence DNA segment encodes these proteins:
- the NDOR1 gene encoding NADPH-dependent diflavin oxidoreductase 1 isoform X1: MPSPGLLVLFGSQTGTAQDVSERLGREARRRRLECRVQALDSYSVVNLIREPLVIFVCATAGQGDPPDNMKNFWRFIFRKNLPPTSLCQTDFAVLGLGDSSYAKFNFVAKKLHRRLLQLGGRALLPVCLGNDQHELGPDAAIDPWLHDLWEKVLALYPVPPELGVIPAGVPLPPKFTLHFLPEAPTICSGEQHRAGTDPPGPPSEQRPFLAPMVTNQRVTGPSHFQDVRLIEFDITGSGLSFAAGDVVLILPQNLAGPTQHFCQVLGLDPDQTFTLLPQEPGVPCPARLPQPCSVWHLVSHYLDIASVPRRSFFELLACLSPHELEREKLLYFSSPQGQEELYAYCNRPRRTILEVLCDFPHTAGALPADYLLDLIPPIRPRAFSIASSLLAHPSRLQILVAVVQYQTRLKEPRRGLCSSWLASLDPGQGPVQVPLWVRPGGLTFPEAPDTPVIMVGPGTGVAPFRAAVQERVAQGRNGNFLFFGCRSRHQDFYWEAEWLDLEKRGCLTLFTAFSREQEQKVYVQHRLRELGPLVWELLDRRGACFYLAGNAKCMPADVSEALTSIFREEGGLSGPGAAAYLARLQRTLRFQSETWA, from the exons ATGCCGAGCCCGGGGCTTCTGGTGCTCTTCGGCAGCCAGACCGGCACGGCTCAGGATGTGTCGGAGAGGCTGGGCCGCGAGGCCCGGCGCCGGCGGCTCGAGTGCCGGGTGCAGGCCCTGGACTCTTACTCAGTG GTGAACCTGATTAGGGAGCCGCTGGTGATATTTGTTTGCGCGACTGCAGGCCAAGGGGACCCTCCCGACAACATGAAG AATTTCTGGAGGTTCATATTCCGGAAGAATCTGCCACCGACCTCCCTCTGTCAGACAGACTTTGCTGTCCTAGGCCTCGGGGACTCCTCGTATGCGAA GTTCAACTTTGTGGCCAAGAAGTTACACCGTCGGCTGCTGCAGCTCGGGGGCCGCGCCCTCCTGCCGGTGTGCCTGGGCAATGACCAGCACGAGCTCGG gccTGACGCTGCCATCGACCCCTGGCTGCACGATCTGTGGGAGAAGGTGCTGGCGCTGTACCCCGTGCCCCCTGAGCTCGGTGTGATCCCCGCCGGAGTCCC CTTGCCCCCCAAGTTCACCCTGCACTTCCTCCCGGAGGCCCCCACGATATGCTCTGGGGAGCAGCACAGGGCCGGCACAGACCCTCCAGGTCCACCTTCAGAGCAGCGGCCCTTCCTGGCACCCATGGTCACCAACCAGAGAGTCACCGGCCCCTCACACTTCCAGGATGTGCGGCTGATCGAGTTTGACATCACAGGCTCCGGGCTCAG CTTTGCAGCCGGCGACGTGGTACTGATCCTGCCCCAGAACCTGGCCGGCCCCACCCAGCACTTCTGCCAGGTGCTGGGCCTGGACCCAGACCAGACCTTCACTCTGCTGCCTCAGGAGCCAG GTGTGCCCTGCCCCGCACGgctgccccagccctgctccgTGTGGCACCTTGTGTCACACTACCTGGACATTGCCAGCGTGCCCCGCCGTTCCTTCTTCGAGCTCCTggcctgtctctctccccacgAGCTGGAGCGGGAGAAGCTGCTGTACTTCAGCTCCCCCCAGGGTCAGGAGGAGCTGTACGCCTACTGCAACCGGCCTCGCAGGACCATCCTGGAG GTGCTGTGCGACTTCCCGCACACAGCCGGAGCCCTCCCCGCAGACTACCTGCTGGACCTCATCCCCCCGATCCGCCCTCGGGCCTTCTCCATCGCCTCCTCTCTGCTG GCTCACCCGTCCAGGCTGCAGATCCTCGTGGCTGTGGTGCAGTACCAGACACGCCTCAAGGAGCCCCGCCGCggcctctgctcctcctggtTGGCCTCGCTGGATCCCGGGCAAG GACCCGTCCAGGTGCCGCTGTGGGTGCGGCCAGGGGGCCTGACCTTCCCAGAGGCGCCGGACACACCTGTAATCATGGTGGGCCCTGGCACTGGCGTGGCCCCTTTCCGAGCAGCCGTCCAGGAGCGCGTGGCCCAGGGCCGGAATG GAAACTTTCTGTTCTTTGGCTGCCGCTCGCGCCACCAGGACTTCTACTGGGAGGCTGAGTGGCTGGACCTGGAGAAGAGGGGCTGCCTGACACTCTTCACAGCCTTCTCCCGGGAGCAG GAGCAGAAGGTGTACGTGCAACACCGGCTCCGGGAGCTCGGGCCGCTGGTATGGGAGCTGCTGGACCGCCGGGGCGCCTGCTTCTACCTGGCAGG
- the NDOR1 gene encoding NADPH-dependent diflavin oxidoreductase 1 isoform X2 has translation MPSPGLLVLFGSQTGTAQDVSERLGREARRRRLECRVQALDSYSVGAAGDICLRDCRPRGPSRQHEEFLEVHIPEESATDLPLSDRLCCPRPRGLLVCEAGCAQASLPLRRFNFVAKKLHRRLLQLGGRALLPVCLGNDQHELGPDAAIDPWLHDLWEKVLALYPVPPELGVIPAGVPLPPKFTLHFLPEAPTICSGEQHRAGTDPPGPPSEQRPFLAPMVTNQRVTGPSHFQDVRLIEFDITGSGLSFAAGDVVLILPQNLAGPTQHFCQVLGLDPDQTFTLLPQEPGVPCPARLPQPCSVWHLVSHYLDIASVPRRSFFELLACLSPHELEREKLLYFSSPQGQEELYAYCNRPRRTILEVLCDFPHTAGALPADYLLDLIPPIRPRAFSIASSLLAHPSRLQILVAVVQYQTRLKEPRRGLCSSWLASLDPGQGPVQVPLWVRPGGLTFPEAPDTPVIMVGPGTGVAPFRAAVQERVAQGRNGNFLFFGCRSRHQDFYWEAEWLDLEKRGCLTLFTAFSREQEQKVYVQHRLRELGPLVWELLDRRGACFYLAGNAKCMPADVSEALTSIFREEGGLSGPGAAAYLARLQRTLRFQSETWA, from the exons ATGCCGAGCCCGGGGCTTCTGGTGCTCTTCGGCAGCCAGACCGGCACGGCTCAGGATGTGTCGGAGAGGCTGGGCCGCGAGGCCCGGCGCCGGCGGCTCGAGTGCCGGGTGCAGGCCCTGGACTCTTACTCAGTG GGAGCCGCTGGTGATATTTGTTTGCGCGACTGCAGGCCAAGGGGACCCTCCCGACAACATGAAG AATTTCTGGAGGTTCATATTCCGGAAGAATCTGCCACCGACCTCCCTCTGTCAGACAGACTTTGCTGTCCTAGGCCTCGGGGACTCCTCGTATGCGAA GCTGGGTGTGCCCAAGCCTCGCTCCCTCTCCGAAGGTTCAACTTTGTGGCCAAGAAGTTACACCGTCGGCTGCTGCAGCTCGGGGGCCGCGCCCTCCTGCCGGTGTGCCTGGGCAATGACCAGCACGAGCTCGG gccTGACGCTGCCATCGACCCCTGGCTGCACGATCTGTGGGAGAAGGTGCTGGCGCTGTACCCCGTGCCCCCTGAGCTCGGTGTGATCCCCGCCGGAGTCCC CTTGCCCCCCAAGTTCACCCTGCACTTCCTCCCGGAGGCCCCCACGATATGCTCTGGGGAGCAGCACAGGGCCGGCACAGACCCTCCAGGTCCACCTTCAGAGCAGCGGCCCTTCCTGGCACCCATGGTCACCAACCAGAGAGTCACCGGCCCCTCACACTTCCAGGATGTGCGGCTGATCGAGTTTGACATCACAGGCTCCGGGCTCAG CTTTGCAGCCGGCGACGTGGTACTGATCCTGCCCCAGAACCTGGCCGGCCCCACCCAGCACTTCTGCCAGGTGCTGGGCCTGGACCCAGACCAGACCTTCACTCTGCTGCCTCAGGAGCCAG GTGTGCCCTGCCCCGCACGgctgccccagccctgctccgTGTGGCACCTTGTGTCACACTACCTGGACATTGCCAGCGTGCCCCGCCGTTCCTTCTTCGAGCTCCTggcctgtctctctccccacgAGCTGGAGCGGGAGAAGCTGCTGTACTTCAGCTCCCCCCAGGGTCAGGAGGAGCTGTACGCCTACTGCAACCGGCCTCGCAGGACCATCCTGGAG GTGCTGTGCGACTTCCCGCACACAGCCGGAGCCCTCCCCGCAGACTACCTGCTGGACCTCATCCCCCCGATCCGCCCTCGGGCCTTCTCCATCGCCTCCTCTCTGCTG GCTCACCCGTCCAGGCTGCAGATCCTCGTGGCTGTGGTGCAGTACCAGACACGCCTCAAGGAGCCCCGCCGCggcctctgctcctcctggtTGGCCTCGCTGGATCCCGGGCAAG GACCCGTCCAGGTGCCGCTGTGGGTGCGGCCAGGGGGCCTGACCTTCCCAGAGGCGCCGGACACACCTGTAATCATGGTGGGCCCTGGCACTGGCGTGGCCCCTTTCCGAGCAGCCGTCCAGGAGCGCGTGGCCCAGGGCCGGAATG GAAACTTTCTGTTCTTTGGCTGCCGCTCGCGCCACCAGGACTTCTACTGGGAGGCTGAGTGGCTGGACCTGGAGAAGAGGGGCTGCCTGACACTCTTCACAGCCTTCTCCCGGGAGCAG GAGCAGAAGGTGTACGTGCAACACCGGCTCCGGGAGCTCGGGCCGCTGGTATGGGAGCTGCTGGACCGCCGGGGCGCCTGCTTCTACCTGGCAGG
- the TMEM203 gene encoding transmembrane protein 203: protein MLFSLRELVQWLGFATFEIFVHLLALLVFSVLLALRVDGLAPGLSWWNVFVPFFAADGLSTYFTTIVSVRLFQDGEKRLAVLRLFWVLTVLSLKFVFEMLLCQKLVEQTRELWFGLITSPVFILLQLLVIRACRVN, encoded by the coding sequence ATGCTCTTCTCGCTCCGGGAGCTGGTGCAGTGGCTGGGCTTCGCCACCTTCGAGATCTTCGTGCACCTGCTGGCCCTGCTGGTGTTCTCCGTGCTGCTGGCACTGCGTGTGGACGGCCTGGCTCCCGGCCTCTCCTGGTGGAACGTGTTCGTGCCCTTCTTCGCCGCCGATGGGCTCAGCACCTACTTCACCACCATCGTGTCGGTGCGCCTCTTCCAGGACGGGGAGAAGCGGTTGGCCGTGCTCCGCCTCTTCTGGGTCCTCACGGTTCTTAGCCTCAAGTTTGTCTTCGAGATGTTACTGTGCCAGAAGCTGGTGGAACAGACTCGGGAGCTCTGGTTCGGCTTGATCACGTCTCCGGTCTTCATTCTCCTGCAGCTGCTCGTGATCCGCGCCTGTCGGGTCAACTAG